The Pradoshia eiseniae genome includes a window with the following:
- a CDS encoding sensor histidine kinase, translating to MIGRFVKERISWILMMVLIQGLILLVSWLDHSIPFMPVLYAVFLSMILFVIFLCFRYRKETKFYQELDEWTSDLDTELLPSPSSPFERIALEALLRQTNALRDEAYENTAMLEYEKDDLLAWIHEVKTPLTAMKLIIDRTEDEEMKAQLMYEWLRIHLLLDTQLHQKRMPFMHNDLLIEKVSLKPLIVQEIKMLQSWCLQKGIGFELELEADTVLTDGKWTAFIIRQLLTNAVKYSEHDDILLKSYKDDYHTYVQITDHGRGIDSKDLSRIFDKGFTSTTAHDDRSSSGMGLYLTKQAAIALHIKISVESTVGEGTTFTLLFPKRNEFESVISV from the coding sequence ATGATCGGGAGATTCGTGAAAGAGAGAATAAGCTGGATTTTGATGATGGTTTTGATACAGGGTCTGATTCTTCTGGTTTCCTGGCTGGACCATTCGATTCCGTTCATGCCTGTTCTGTATGCCGTCTTTTTATCAATGATTCTCTTTGTCATCTTTCTTTGCTTCAGATATAGGAAAGAAACGAAATTCTATCAGGAGCTGGATGAGTGGACATCTGACTTGGATACCGAGCTCCTCCCTTCTCCTTCGAGCCCATTTGAGCGAATTGCCCTGGAGGCTCTCCTTCGGCAAACGAATGCCCTTCGGGATGAGGCATACGAAAACACGGCCATGCTCGAGTATGAGAAGGATGATTTACTGGCATGGATTCATGAGGTGAAGACCCCGCTCACGGCGATGAAATTGATCATCGACCGGACGGAGGATGAGGAAATGAAGGCTCAGCTCATGTATGAATGGCTGAGAATTCACCTTTTACTTGATACACAGCTCCATCAAAAGCGGATGCCCTTCATGCATAATGACCTCTTGATCGAGAAGGTATCACTGAAGCCTTTGATTGTGCAGGAAATCAAAATGCTGCAATCCTGGTGCCTGCAAAAAGGAATCGGCTTTGAATTGGAGCTTGAGGCAGATACCGTATTGACGGATGGGAAATGGACCGCCTTCATCATCCGGCAGCTATTAACGAATGCCGTGAAATACAGCGAGCACGATGATATTCTTCTGAAAAGCTATAAGGATGACTATCATACGTATGTGCAAATCACCGACCATGGACGAGGCATTGACTCAAAGGACTTATCCCGCATCTTTGATAAGGGATTCACGTCAACAACCGCGCATGATGACCGTTCCTCAAGCGGGATGGGCCTTTATTTAACGAAGCAGGCTGCCATAGCCTTGCATATCAAAATCAGTGTTGAATCAACGGTTGGAGAAGGTACGACCTTCACCCTTCTCTTCCCGAAACGAAATGAATTTGAGTCCGTCATAAGTGTGTGA
- a CDS encoding response regulator transcription factor — MFKILVIEDDKTLFQELQDRLSNWSYDVCGIADFSNVLAEFTNAKPDLVIIDIQLPKYDGFHWCRMIRNHSNVPIIFLSSRDHPTDMVMSMQLGADDFVQKPFHFDVLLAKIQAILRRTYNYNAEASALKTWCGALIDFERNTISKEETEIELTKNECFILKQLIEHKDKIVTRDSLIRALWEDERFVSDNTLTVNVNRLRKKLESIGLGHMIETKVGQGYIAKEEEPAT; from the coding sequence TTGTTTAAAATTCTAGTCATTGAAGATGACAAAACGCTGTTCCAGGAATTACAGGACCGGCTTTCGAATTGGTCCTATGATGTGTGTGGAATTGCGGATTTTTCCAATGTGCTGGCTGAGTTCACGAATGCCAAGCCTGATTTAGTCATCATTGATATCCAGCTTCCTAAATATGATGGGTTCCATTGGTGCCGGATGATTCGCAATCATTCGAATGTACCGATTATTTTCCTGTCCTCGCGTGATCATCCGACCGATATGGTCATGTCGATGCAGCTAGGGGCCGATGATTTCGTGCAAAAGCCGTTTCATTTCGATGTGCTGCTGGCGAAGATTCAGGCGATTCTCAGGCGGACCTATAATTATAATGCGGAAGCATCCGCTCTTAAGACATGGTGCGGAGCGCTCATTGATTTTGAGCGAAATACAATCAGCAAGGAAGAAACAGAGATTGAGCTGACGAAGAACGAGTGCTTTATACTCAAGCAATTGATCGAGCATAAAGACAAGATTGTCACCCGAGATTCCTTGATCCGCGCTTTATGGGAGGATGAGCGCTTTGTCAGTGATAACACGCTCACCGTTAACGTGAACCGTCTCCGCAAAAAGCTTGAGAGTATTGGCCTAGGACACATGATTGAGACGAAGGTCGGCCAAGGCTATATCGCGAAAGAAGAGGAGCCGGCCACATGA
- the ppsA gene encoding phosphoenolpyruvate synthase, producing MSTIILDFQEINRTKASLIGGKGARLAALRQMNEWNVPDGFCVTTVAYDMAFKEYKQFHELLNQLTGIEMNRLDEIREISAAIRQLIMDIPIPAEIRDKVTQTLSRFGAEHAYAVRSSATAEDLPHASFAGQQDTFLNVIGVPSILRHISKCWASLYTERAVIYRMQNGFSHQDVSIAVIVQRMVFPEASGILFTADPITSNRKVLSINASYGLGEALVSGVVTPDCYRVKGDDIIEKMIAAKEMAVLNVKDGGTRQEPIEQALQRVQTLTDAQILQLARIGRQIEEYFNCPQDIEWCLAGDTFHIVQSRLITTLYPIPEATDQENHVYVSVGHQQMMTAPMKPLGLSFYLLTTPAPMRTAGGRLFVDVSQQLASPAGRDLLLHTLGKSDPLIKDALMTIIKREDFIKKPPQESQPIAAAQKRPASLAQSAPEPNISVVSDLIRSSKASIEQVKKQIQTKSGMDLIEFIEEDLKEFKKELFNPVSMGVINAAMSAAAWINEQMNKWLGEVNAADTLSQSVPNNITSKMGLELLDVADVIRPFPEVIAYLQQVKDDRFLDELVSLEGVEKCREAIYGFLEKYGMRCSGEIDITKERWIERPSMLVPLILSNLKNAALNAGQSKFEQGRQEALKKEQEIIKRLKTLPDGEQKARETKQKIDLLRHTIGYREYPKYHMVNRYFVYKQALLKEAERLKQANVLQRKDDLYYLTFDELREVIRTKRLDNDIIDRRKEEYRLFEKLTPPRVITSDGEIVTGTYNRESIPDGALAGLPVSTGMIEGRARIILNMEKADLEAGDILVTAYTDPSWTPLFVTIKGLVTEVGGLMTHGAVIAREYGLPAVVGVEKATTLIKDGQQIRVDGTNGFIEIL from the coding sequence ATGAGTACTATTATTCTTGATTTTCAAGAAATCAACCGCACGAAGGCTTCGCTCATCGGCGGTAAGGGGGCAAGATTAGCTGCTTTACGGCAAATGAATGAATGGAATGTTCCTGATGGTTTTTGTGTGACAACAGTGGCCTACGACATGGCATTTAAAGAGTATAAACAATTTCATGAATTATTGAATCAGCTCACAGGGATTGAAATGAACCGCCTCGATGAGATCCGTGAAATCAGCGCTGCGATTCGCCAGCTCATTATGGATATTCCGATACCTGCTGAGATTAGAGATAAAGTGACTCAAACACTCTCCCGTTTTGGTGCGGAACACGCCTATGCCGTGCGTTCTAGCGCGACAGCAGAGGACTTGCCGCATGCCTCTTTTGCCGGTCAGCAGGACACTTTTTTAAATGTCATCGGTGTCCCTTCCATATTGCGTCATATCAGCAAATGCTGGGCTTCTTTATATACAGAGCGCGCTGTCATTTACCGGATGCAAAATGGTTTTAGCCATCAGGATGTATCGATAGCTGTTATCGTTCAGCGGATGGTTTTTCCTGAAGCCTCAGGAATTCTGTTCACGGCTGATCCTATAACCTCCAATCGTAAGGTCCTGTCCATTAATGCCAGCTATGGATTGGGAGAAGCGCTCGTTTCAGGTGTGGTTACGCCTGATTGTTACCGAGTTAAGGGAGATGACATTATCGAGAAGATGATTGCGGCTAAAGAGATGGCTGTTCTGAATGTGAAAGATGGAGGAACCAGGCAAGAGCCCATTGAGCAAGCTTTGCAACGTGTACAAACGCTCACTGACGCGCAAATTTTGCAATTGGCGCGCATTGGCAGACAAATCGAGGAGTATTTTAACTGCCCTCAGGATATCGAGTGGTGTTTGGCAGGTGATACCTTTCATATAGTACAAAGCCGTCTGATTACAACCCTATACCCTATTCCGGAAGCGACCGATCAAGAAAACCATGTATACGTATCTGTTGGCCATCAGCAAATGATGACGGCTCCGATGAAGCCGCTGGGCCTATCCTTTTATCTGTTAACGACGCCAGCACCGATGCGCACTGCAGGCGGGAGGCTGTTTGTGGATGTGAGCCAGCAGCTAGCTTCACCTGCCGGCAGAGATTTATTGCTCCATACGTTAGGAAAGTCAGACCCGCTCATAAAAGATGCCCTCATGACCATTATCAAGCGGGAGGATTTCATTAAAAAGCCGCCTCAGGAGAGTCAGCCGATAGCCGCGGCTCAAAAAAGGCCCGCGTCACTTGCACAATCAGCGCCCGAACCGAATATTTCCGTTGTGTCAGATTTAATCAGAAGCAGCAAAGCATCGATCGAACAGGTAAAGAAGCAAATTCAAACAAAATCAGGTATGGATTTAATTGAATTTATTGAAGAAGATCTGAAGGAATTTAAAAAGGAGCTTTTTAATCCTGTCAGCATGGGAGTGATTAACGCTGCCATGTCCGCTGCAGCTTGGATTAATGAACAGATGAATAAATGGTTGGGTGAAGTGAATGCCGCAGATACTCTTTCTCAATCCGTTCCAAATAATATAACCTCCAAAATGGGTCTTGAATTATTAGATGTTGCTGATGTGATTCGTCCCTTTCCGGAGGTGATCGCTTACCTGCAGCAGGTGAAGGATGACCGCTTTTTAGATGAGCTGGTTTCACTGGAGGGCGTTGAAAAATGCAGGGAAGCCATTTATGGCTTTCTCGAAAAATATGGAATGCGCTGCAGCGGGGAGATTGATATTACGAAAGAAAGGTGGATTGAAAGACCGAGTATGCTAGTGCCGCTTATTCTTAGTAACCTGAAAAATGCCGCCTTAAATGCCGGCCAATCGAAATTTGAGCAAGGGCGCCAGGAGGCACTGAAAAAAGAACAGGAAATCATAAAACGGCTGAAAACATTGCCTGACGGGGAGCAAAAGGCGCGAGAAACGAAGCAAAAGATCGACCTCCTCCGCCATACAATCGGCTACCGAGAATACCCTAAATACCACATGGTGAACCGTTATTTCGTTTATAAACAGGCTTTGCTAAAAGAAGCGGAACGGCTCAAACAAGCAAACGTCCTTCAGCGGAAAGATGATTTATACTATCTCACCTTTGATGAGCTTCGAGAAGTCATCCGTACGAAAAGACTTGATAACGATATCATTGATAGACGAAAGGAAGAGTACCGCTTATTTGAAAAGCTCACACCCCCGCGAGTCATCACGTCAGATGGAGAAATAGTGACGGGTACTTATAATCGGGAAAGCATCCCGGACGGAGCTTTAGCAGGGCTGCCTGTTTCCACTGGAATGATTGAAGGGAGGGCGCGCATCATCTTAAATATGGAAAAGGCAGATTTAGAAGCAGGCGACATACTCGTAACGGCATATACGGATCCGAGCTGGACGCCATTGTTTGTAACCATAAAGGGACTGGTCACTGAAGTGGGGGGACTAATGACCCATGGAGCGGTGATTGCACGCGAATACGGATTACCGGCGGTTGTTGGCGTGGAAAAGGCAACAACGCTCATTAAAGACGGTCAGCAAATTAGAGTGGATGGAACAAATGGGTTTATTGAAATTCTATAG